In Mytilus galloprovincialis chromosome 1, xbMytGall1.hap1.1, whole genome shotgun sequence, the following are encoded in one genomic region:
- the LOC143048979 gene encoding putative 37.6 kDa protein in cld 5'region: MWSTKCERLSLFQNRLIILIVIAFIIMHLMFYLTDEKLKTPERKSWEKVQYDKKFVLVTGGAGFVGHHVIMRLKQDNINVIGTDNFNDYYNVSLKYLRSNISGVVQHVDVCDLKKMTEIIATKKITHVIHLAAQAGVRYSLTNPQAYVKSNVECFVQLLETLKNTGIPLIYASSSSVYGKNTNIPFSEDHPVVQPASLYAATKRENELLAHVYWNLYKQRSVGLRFFTVYGPLGRPDMAYFSFAKNIFKGLPIPVFNFGKLSRDFTYIDDIVNGIIKCIDVKYDYEILNLGRGEPQSLMQFIKTIEDIAGKKAVLDFKEMVKGDVLVTYADVSKAKASIGYSPNVSLKDGLTRFISWYKLYSNQPK, encoded by the coding sequence ATGTGGTCTACTAAATGTGAAAGATTGAGCTTGTTTCAAAACCGTCTTATTATTTTAATAGTTATTGCCTTCATTATAATGCATTTGATGTTTTATCTAACCGATGAAAAGCTCAAAACTCCAGAAAGAAAAAGCTGGGAAAAAGTACAATACGACAAAAAGTTTGTCTTGGTTACTGGTGGTGCAGGATTCGTTGGACATCATGTGATAATGCGGTTGAAACAAGACAACATTAATGTCATAGGAACAGACAATTTCAATGACTACTACAACGTTTCTCTTAAATATTTACGCTCAAATATATCCGGTGTTGTCCAGCATGTCGATGTATGTGACTTGAAAAAGATGACAGAAATTATTGCTACTAAAAAGATAACTCATGTGATACATTTAGCAGCTCAAGCTGGAGTGCGTTATTCATTAACAAATCCACAAGCATATGTCAAGTCAAACGTAGAATGTTTTGTGCAGTTACTAGAAACATTAAAAAACACTGGTATCCCGCTTATATATGCATCTTCGTCTTCGGTTTATGGTAAAAACACTAACATACCATTTTCAGAAGACCATCCCGTTGTACAACCAGCGTCGTTGTACGCAGCCACCAAACGCGAGAATGAGTTACTTGCCCATGTTTATTGGAATTTATACAAACAACGCTCAGTTGGATTACGTTTCTTTACGGTTTATGGACCATTAGGAAGGCCAGATATGGCATATTTCTcatttgcaaagaatattttcaaggGTCTACCTATTCCAGTTTTTAACTTTGGAAAGTTATCCCGAGATTTCACTTATATTGATGACATTGTTAACGGCATTATTAAGTGTATTGATGTAAAATATGattatgaaattttgaatttgGGAAGAGGAGAACCCCAGAGTTTAATGCAGTTTATAAAGACTATTGAAGACATTGCTGGGAAAAAGGCcgttttagattttaaagaaatGGTGAAAGGAGATGTGTTAGTTACATACGCAGACGTTTCTAAAGCCAAAGCTTCTATAGGATATAGCCCGAATGTATCATTAAAAGATGGTTTGACACGCTTTATTTCATGGTATAAGTTGTATTCGAACCAACCCAAATGA